The sequence below is a genomic window from Pseudoalteromonas tetraodonis.
AAAAGACATGGGTGGGGCCGCGCATGTTATTGCCCTGGCTCAGCTAATTATGGCCGCTAACTTACCAATACGCCTTCGTGTTTTAGTGCCTGCGGTTGAAAATGCTGTTTCGCGTAATGCATTTCGCCCTGGCGATGTAGTAAAAACCCGTAAAGGTATTATGGTCGAAATAGACAATACCGATGCAGAAGGGCGACTAGTGCTGTGTGATGCACTAAGCGAAGCACAAAACGATGATCCTGAATTAATCATTGATTTTGCTACACTAACTGGTGCGTGCCGTATTGCGTTAGGTACGGAGTTACCGGGGTTTTTCTCAACGGATCGCGCTGTAGCAAATGCCATTATGGACTCGGGAATGCAAGTTAACGACCCTGTTTGGCAATTGCCGTTATTCGAACAATACAAACCATTTTTGAAAAGCGATGTGGCTGATATGGCTAACTGTGCAAGTACGCCATTTGGTGGCGCAATAACCGCTGCGCTTTATTTGAAAGAGTTTATAGAGCCAAATACACCATGGGTTCACTTTGACGTAATGGCATGGAATTTACGTGCATTACCCGGGCGTCCAGCTGGTGGTGAAGCACTGGGTATTCGTGCAGTATTTACTTACCTACAAAATCGATTTAACTAACCTGAACTTGGATTAAGGTTTACCTTGAGTTATTTGATGTTAAAGTGCATATAACTCAAGGGGTAAGCCATCTGGATCGGCAAAAAAGGTGAATTTTTTGCCGGTTATTTCATCTTCTCTAATATTTTCGACGATGACATTGTGTGACTCTAAATAATGTTTAGCAGTATTAATACACCCAACTTTAAATGCTAAATGTCTAAGTCCTTGTGCTTCGGGGTAGCTTGGTCTACTTGGCGCATCATTAAACGAAAATAATTCTAACTGACTACCATCAGGTAAAGCTAAATCGAGTTTGTAAGACTGACGCTGTGCACGATAATGCTCATTAATAATCGTGAGTTTTAATATTTCACTATAAAAATGTTTAGAGCGTGGGTAGTTGCTACAAATGATGGCTACATGATGAATGCCTAGTAGTTGCATATATTTTCCTTAAAAAGCAAAAAGCGCACTAAAAGCAGTGCGCTGTTTATCAATACATGTGCATGTTTATATATTAGCTTTTAGCTAGGCTCTGCGTCTTTACACGCTTTTACAGCCGGTGCAACAAGCTCTAAACCCGTTTTATCACACGGTGGAAGCTCAGCATCACTAACAGCAATAGGCGTTACTCGCTCGCCCCATTTTATATAGCTTGCCGCCCAAGTAAGGCCAGCCCCAAATGCCGCCGACATAATGTTTGCATGCGGTTTAATTAAGCCTTGCTCAACGGCTTCACACAATGCAATTGCAATGGTGGCAGCAGAGGTGTTGCCATATTCACCAATATTGACCATTACTTTTTCGTCATCCACTTTTAAGCGATTTTGAATAGCTTGAATAATGCGTAGATTGGCTTGATGCGGAACTAGTACATCGATATCGTCTAACTTAAGATTGGCTTGTTCAAGCACGTCGTCACAGGCTTCACTCATGCCTTTAACGGCACGTTTAAATATTTCACGGCCTTCAAATAAAAGGTCTGATGGACCAATTGGCTCATATTTATTTAAATCACTGCCAAAATTAGTAATGTGTAAAATATCACGATCTTCGCTGTCACAACCGGTTTTAGTCCCTAATAAGCCTGCAGGAGTTTCTGCTGCTTCAAGCACAACGGCACCGGCACCATCACCAAATAATACTGCGCTGTCGCGTCGTGCCCAGTTTACATACCACGTCATGCGCTCAGCCGCGATAACGACAGCTTTTTTGATCATGCCAGCTTGAATTTGCGCTGTCGCAGCTTGTAAAGCATATAAGAAACCAGAACATGCCGCGTTGGTGTCCATGGCTGCAGCGCCTGTGGCACCAATATTTTTTTGTACTAATGAGGCGGTGTTTGCGACTACTGTTGAGGGGGTGCACGTTGCTAAAATAACTAAATCGATATCTTTTGCATCTACGCCAGCACAAGCAATGGCATGTTTTGCAGCCACACTAGCAAGTTCAGCAGTACTTACATGGCTAACTCTTCGTGCCTTGATACCTGTGCGTGTGGTGATCCACTCATCGGTTGTATCTACAATTTCACTTATTTCGTCGTTGCTGATGCTTGCTGGTGGAATGCATTTACCCCAACCAGTGATATGTGCGTAAGGCATAGTGTGTTCTCTTAAAAGTGGTATGACGTGTTCGTCTAATGAGGACGTTATATCAAAAATTAGCTGTTAACACTAGTTTATAGCATGGTTTGCTTAGTAATTACTGCTATTTTACGGACTATTTGCTGCATTTTTGTTTAAAGGTAATTGACTTGTTTTTATTGTGTTAATTAAAAGCTTTTAATGATTATGCCTGTTTTACACAATAGCTCATAGGCTTTCTAAGCTTAATAGAATACAAATACTTTGTTGACCATATATGCTTGAGTGCGGCTGAGTGAGCAGCTAATATGGGGCGCATATTATGAAATCATTACTTAAAAAGCATTACTTAAAAAGCATTATTTATAATGGATAACAAAGCAATGTATATTCAGTCAGGTGAATCTTATTGTGTTAATTAAAACCGATCCTGCTATTAGCCGGTTATTAATGCTGCGCAGTGGCGCCATTGCTGTGCAGCTTATTGCGGTGTTAAGCGTTTATTTTTTATTAGAGCATCAAATTGCGCTCATGCCGTTGCTAGCCGTTATTACGCTTGAGGCGGTTTTTCAGTTAGCAAGTATCTTTGCTTATAGAAATGTTAGCCAAGCAAAGCCTGTTGGCATGCTGATGCAACTGACCGCTGACGTACTTTTTTTAACTATTTTGTTGTCTTTAAGTGGCGGTGCAACTAACGCATTTGTGTCGTTATTATTGTTACCTATTATGATAGCGGCAATTACATTGAGCGCTCGTGGGCTTGCCTATATTGCTGTGCTGGCTATCGCTGCCTACAGCATGTTACTGATTAAAATGCCAGAGCATAGCATGCACCAAATGAACATGAGTGGCCACTTTATTGGCATGTGGGTTAATTTTGTTATCAGTGCCTGCGTGATTGCGTTGGTTATTGGTGCAATGAACCGTGCTTTACAACAACGTGAGCGCACTATTGCTAAAGTTAGAGAGAAACAGTTGCGTAGTGAACAACTGGTTACCCTCGATGGCGCAGCGGCGCAAATTACTCATCAATTAGCAACGCCTATTGCTAATTTACAATTATTGTTTGAAGAGCTTGTAGAAGAGCATCCCAACAATGAAATTATTCAGCAAATGCAATCACCCTTGCTGCAATGCCGCACTCAGCTTAATGATTTTAGAAAGCTCTCTATGCAGCTACGAGATAAAAACACGCAAATACCTATAAAAGCAGAGCAGCTGCAAAATCAAATTCATGATACGTTGCTATTACAATACCCTAATCAACAAATAAACTGGCTTAATGAGGCGCCTAAAGCCACATTAAAAAGTGATGCCATGCTGCTACCTGCTATTTTAAACTTATTACAAAATGCAGCGCTTGCTAACGAAAAAAAAGGCCAAATGCAATTAGAGTTGAGTTGGCAACAGCCAGATGCGCAAAGTATTGCGTTAATTATTCGGGATTTTGGCGCTGGTTTTTTATCCTCCGAGTTAGCGGAGTTAGGCGGGCAGCTCATGCCCAGCGAGCAAGGCATGGGAATAGCGGTTATGCTATCAAATGTTACGTTTGAGCGTTTAAATGGTTCGTTAACTGTTTATAATCACCCCGATGGTGGGGCGGTGGCCAAGATACAAATGCCACTATTAATAACCGAGTCGGCGCTATGAAGCTGCTAATTATTGAAGATGACATTAACCTTGCTACCACTTTGGTAAGGCGCTTAACAAAACACAGCTTTAACTGTGAGGTTACACATAACCAAACAGAGGCCTTACTTAGGGCTCGCCAGCAGCAACCTGATTGTATTTTATTAGATATGAAGTTAGCAGATGAAAATGGGCTGGCGCTTATTGCACCGCTGCGACACTTGTTACCCAAGGCGCATATTGTATTGCTTACCGGCTTTGCAAGTATAGCTACAGCCGTAGAGGCGATGCGCTTGGGCGCTAATGACTATTTAACTAAGCCTGTCGATATGGCAAGCTTATTAAAAGCGCTAAAAGTAGAGCCGGTATCGACAGTAACCGAAATTCCTGAAGAGATTATGTCACCCGAGCGTTTAGAGTGGGAGCATATTCAACATGTATTACACAGTAACAACGGTAATGTATCAATGACTGCAAGGCAGCTTAATATGCATAGACGCACTTTGCAGCGCAAGCTACAAAAAAAACCTGTGCAGCAATAAGCCCTCACTTGAGCAAGCAATTAATGACCCATACCGCCGCGCTAATAAAAAGCCAAAAAATTATACTGTTCGATGCCCAGTGCAAGCTTTGTAGTGCGTGGTGTAATTTTATTATTGCTCAAGACCCTCAGGCCATGTTTAAACTGTGCAGTGTACAATCGCCAAAAGGGCAGCAAATATTAATGCACTTTGGCTATTCGACAACTGATTTTGCCTCTATGGTTTACATTGAAAACGCTCAAGCATTTATACAAAACCATGCATTTTTTGAGGTGATTAAACGGCTAGGCTATCCGTGGAAACTTAGTGGTATATTTAGTGTGTTGCCAAATCGTTTTAACAATTGGCTTTATGATAAAATTGCATCAAATCGATATACCTTATTTGGTAAATATCACTATTGCAGGATCCCTTCAAAGCAAGACCAAGCCCACTATTTATAAGTGCTTTAATAGATGCCTGAATGTATTGGCTGTGCTAAAATCGCGGCGTTTAAATTTAAGCATTAAAAAGGCACTTACATGGCAAATACGGCGCACGCACTGCATATTTTAGTAAAACATAAAGAGATTGCAGAAGACATCATCAAGCAATTAGGCAAAGGCGCAAAGTTTCAAACTTTAGCTAAAAAGTATTCGTCATGCCCATCGGGTAAAAAAGGCGGTGATTTAGGTGAGTTTAGACGAGGTCAAATGGTTCCACAGTTTGATAAGGTGGCCTTTAGTGGTGCAATTTTAGAACCGCATTTAGTAAAAACGAAATTTGGTTGGCATGTTATTAAGGTACTTTATCGCACATAAACTAACGCAATTTTAAGTTGCCGCTATACTTATTATTTGTTCAGTTTGTTACATGCTAAAGCAACTTGGAATAACTATGAAGCTTATTATTTTATGCTGCAGTTTGATTTTAATGGCAGTGTCATTTTTTGCCAGTAGCACTGAGCAAACAATTACCCTTAAGCTTGGCAAACCAAGCATCCAAGGCATACCAAAAAACTACTATATTTTAGCGTTATTAGAAAAGAGCTTTGCAGAGGTTAATGTAAAGCTCAATATTGCCTACAGCATTGAGCCAATGAATACTAAGAGGATTTTGCAAGAGCTCAAACGTAACGGTGATGTTGATTTAGCTTGGTTAACTATGCCAAGCGCCCTCGCAGAGCAAAGATATTTAATCCACACAAGTTATCCTATTTATAATGGGCTGCATTCAAAGCGCTTGTTCATGGTTAAACAAAGTCGGTTAAAAGAATTTTCTGAGATCAAAACCTTGGCACAGCTAAAACCATTTATTGCGTTGCAAAAACAAAGTTGGTCAGACTTTTATGTTTTAAAAAACAATGGTCTAACAGTTAATGGTGATTTGAGTTATGAAAGCATGTTAAAAGCGTTAGATGAAGGACTTGGCGATTATTTTCCGCGTTCAGTTACAGCAATAAAAGCCGAAATACGTAAACACCCTCAGTATAACTTTGTTATTGAGCCACATATTATGCTGCAATACGATAATTACTATTATTTTTACGCAAACGAAAATAACAAAGCAATCATTGAGTTATTAGAGCAAGGCTTAACAAAGTTAGCAGATAGCGGTGAGTTGAACGCGCTTTATGAGCGCTATTATCATGATGTTGAGGACGGGCTTAATTTAAACAACAGACAGGTGTTTAACTTAAAAATTAATAATGTTAGGCCGCAAAATGCAGCCTAACCCGAAAAATTATTGCTCCTGCTTGGCTTCTTCTTCACTTATTTGCTTAAGTGCTTGAATAAACGATTCACTCGGTTGCCCACCGGTAAGCGCGTACTTATCATTTATAATGAAAGTAGGTACTGAGGTTATTCCCATTTGTTTAAAGTTATTTTGCTCTTGGCGTACCGCTTGTACGTATTTATCTGAGTGTAAAATTTCTCTGGCAGTGTCTTTGTTAAGGCCTACTTTTTCTACTACATCCAGTAATGCATCTTCTTGATTTAAATATTTTAAATCGGTGAAGTGTGCCTCAAAAAACGCCAGTTTTAACTCAGTTTGCTTACCTTCTTCACGAGCCCACATTAGCAAGCGATGTAAATCAAAGCTGTTGATCATGATGCGTTTACCGTCAAAATTAAAGGTAAAGCCAGCTCGTTCACCCGCATCCGCCATGTTTTGACGATTTCGCGCGCTTTCTTCTTCGGTTAAGCTGTATTTTTGCTGCAAGTGCTCGTTTAAGTCTTGCCCTTCAAGTGGCATATCCGGATTAAGCTCAAAAGGGTGCCATGTAATATCCGCACTCATTTCGTCTTTTAATTCTGCCAATGCGGCTTCTAAGTTTTTATACCCAATAATACACCATGGGCACATTACATCTGAGACGATATCTATTTTTAAGTTTTTCATAAGGATCCTTGAAGGATTGCTTTTTAATAACAATGGATATTGGGATGAAGTTTAGTTTATCAATCATTGAACATAAAAAGAGCAGCGAAAGTGCTGCTCTTTTATTGAATGTTTTCAGGTTAGCTGTTTAAACCAAATGGGTCGTCAATGCTGTGGCTTGGCTGGGTAAACCAACGCGGTCCGTCATCTGTCATATAGAAGTGATCTTCTAATCTCACACCAAACTCATCTGGAATAACCAGCATTGGCTCGTTACTAAAACACATGCCTGTGGCAAGCGGGGTTTTATCGCCGCCCACTAAGTATGGCCATTCATGAATGTCTAAGCCAATACCATGGCCTGTGCGGTGTGGGCAACCTGGTGTTTGGTATTCAGGGCCTAAGCCTTGAGCTGCTAAGTAACTGCGGGCTGCTTCGTCAACCGATTCACAGGTTTTGCCAATGGCGGCTTGATTGAAAGCTGCTAACTGGGCTGCTTTTTCAAAATCCCAAAATAGGCGCTGGCGACTGGTTGCTTCACCAAATACATAAGTGCGGGTAATATCAGACAGGTAATCGTGTACTTTGCATCCGGTATCAATAAGGACCATGTCGCCTTTTTTCAAAATTTGTGGATCTTTTACACCATGAGGGAATGAGGTAGCAAGGCCAAACAATACAATACAGAAGTAATTTCCCGGAGCACCTACTTTTTGATGCGCTTTTTTTATAAATTCTTCGACTTCTACTGTACTAATTCCTTCATAAAGCATGCTCGCCGTAGCCTGATGAACCGCTAAAGTCATATCCATGGCACATTGCATTAATGCTAATTCATTGGCTGATTTATGCATTCTACAATGTGCGGTTACAGGTTGTGCGTTAACTAGTTTTAACCCTGAACTGGCTTTATTGATGCCATCAAAAATAAAAAACTGTGCGCTTTCATCAATGCCCACGGTAGCGGTGTCACTAATATTCAGTTGTTTAAGCACTTTAACGAATAGCTCAAAAGGGTTCTCGTGTTCTTGCCAGCCGTGTATTGGGCCATCAATGACTTTAAAGCCATCTAAAGAGCCAATTTCAAAATGGGGGGCAATGTATTGCACCTCACCCATGGCGGGTAAAATAGCGCCGACTAGTCGTTCACTGGCGTACCATTTCATACCGGTAAAATACGTTAAGTTAGTACCTGCATTTAAATATATCGCATCAATATTATTAGCTTGCATATAAGCTTGCGCTTTGGCCATACGCACTAAATACTCATCGGCCTGAATTGGCGTTACTGAGTGGGTCATATTGCTTAAACTAGCAAGTGCTTGTTCGGGTGTGTGTGTACCAATACCAACTGTGGTCATATATTTTTCCTACAAAATTTTGCATAGTGTGTAGGCTAAATGCGTTCAATTCAAATTAATTGCGATTAGTGAACAAGGGATTGAACAAATAGAGGAAGTTATCAAGTCCCTCATTCCCAAGGACTTGATAACCTTGGGCTATTTTTTCGCGTAGGGTAAACGATTGAGCTTATTCGCCGTGTGGTAGCTATCTAATCCGGTTACTGCAACGGTATCGATGGCTTGTAAGTCTAAAAAGCCATCACTTTGGAGTGCTGATTTATCTACATAAACATCCATTATTTCGCCAATAACCAGCTCAGTGCCATTAACAGCTAAATGCTGATTCTCTACAAATTTTACTGCGTATTTTAGTCGGCTTTGTGCAACAAAAGGCGCTTTAAAGTCGTTTAAGTACTCTGTTTTGAGACCGGTTGCATTAAACTCAGACTCATCTTTAGCGTAACGTGCCGATGTTTGGTGTGCCTGCTGGTAAATATCACTATTTACTTGGTTAATAGTATAAACGCCTGTTTCTATAATATTTTCGAATGTATGCCTTGGTACGCTGTGCGGGCGCATTATCATGCCTACTAGCGGTGGGTGAGCGCCTAAATGAATAACTGAACTGACAATGGCTAGATTGGTATTACCTTGTAAGTCTTGTGTGCCAATTAAGTTTGCACTTTTAAACCCTGAAAGTGAATTGATAAAGTGTGTACGGGTATGTTTTTCAAGTGCGGCTATGCGGTCTTTCGAAAAATGCATGTGTTTGTTCCTTACCATTTTATGGTGTTTCCTTGCCAATCTAAGTAGGCAGGTTCGCCGTTGAGTTCTAGCTGTGGGTTTTCGTAAGTAAATTTAAATAATTGCTGAGCAACAAAATCAGGGGTAAACAGTTTACCTGCGGGCACATTTTTTTGAAATGGCTTAGAGAGCTGTGTATCTGTAGTACCTGGGTGAAATAAAACAAGTTTGGTATTTTTAGCGCGACGAGCAAGTTCAATGGTGGCTGTTTTAAATAGCATGTTCAGCGCAGACTTGGATGCGCGATAGGTATACCAGCCACCCAATTTATTGTCGTTAATACTGCCTACACGAGCGCTTAAAGCAGTAATTGTGCAATGAGTTTTGTGATTAAGCAATGGCACTATACTTTGTAAGCACAGCAGGGGGACAAGTGTATTAGAGTGCAAAAGCTGCATAAAATAATCACTGTTAATTTCTTCGAGCTTTTTTTCTGGCATGTGCTGGTCGTTGTGTAATTGACCATTAAATATTATTACCTGAGCAAGCTCAATTTGTTGTGACTTTAACGACTGGGTTAGCTCATTTAGGCTTTGCGCCGAGTAGTCGCTGTGGAAATAGGTTACCCTGTCATCATTATGCTCAATATTCGATGAGCTGACACAAATTATATTAAATTGTGCTGCTTGCTGATTTAAATGACTTACGTAGGATTGTGCAATGGCGCTACTGGCGCCAAATAAAATCACTGTTTTCATTTTTCACCTTTAGATTTGATATTGCATTGACCATTACTACACTGCGCATTGGGCATTAAAAAACGGCTTATATGATGGCGGTATTTTGCAAAAAAAGTGTAAGCATGATCGGCAAAAAAGCGAATTACGGGCAAACGAATTATTTTAAGCCAACGGTATTTGCCAACGGTGCGCCAAGCTTGATAAGTGACGTCTAAGCCGTAAATCATCTGCCCCTTATCAGTTTGGGCGTGCAATAAATCCATGGCATTTTGTTTATCGATTGCAGGAAAACGTTCACTAAAATCATCCGCATTTAAATCTTCTAGTGTAATTTTATGATCAACATCGGCACGTTTTAAATGTTGCATTTCTGCATTGCACAGTGGGCAATTGCCATCGTAAAAAATGATCATGTTATCGCTTTGTGTTTATTTTACATATGCTTTTTTACGACAAGACAATGCAAATGGATCTATTAAATATTCCCTCTTAGTGATATTAATAGGTCTCCAAGAAACGAAGGAGAGCTAGAAATGAGTGAACAATATGCCGCCTTGCGAGGTAATGTAAATCTACTTGGTCAATTATTAGGACAAACTATTAAAGATGCCCAAGGCCAAGAGATTTTAGATAAAGTAGAAGAAATTCGGGCTTTATCAAAATCATCTCGCAGTGGCAATGAAGCCGATCGCCAAGCGTTAATTGATGTACTCCATGCGCTTAGTGATGAGGAGCTTTTACCGGTTGCCCGTTCATTTAATCATTTTTTAAACTTAGCTAATGTTGCAGAGCAGTTTCATACCGTATCACGTTTTAATGATGTTGGTTTTTGCCAACTAAATCCTCTCACTCAAACATTAAAAACGTTAGCAGCAAAGGCCGAACTAGGTCAGCTTAATCATAATCATTTAGCCGACACACTCTCAAAACTCCACATAAACTTAGTACTAACCGCTCACCCAACCGAAGTGACTCGCCGTACTATTATTAACAAACATGTTGAACTAAGCGATTGTTTAGCGTCGCTTGAGCGAACCGACAACCTTGCGCAAGAGCGCGAAGCGATATTAAATCGAATTGCGCAGCTTATTAGCCAAGCTTGGCATACTGACGATATTCGTCGTTCTCGTCCAAGCCCTGTTGATGAAGCTAAATGGGGCTATGCGGTAATTGAAAATAGCTTATGGGATGCCGTGCCACGTTTTTTACGTGAGTTTAGCCAGCATGTTAAACAGCATTTGAGCCTTGAGCTACCAGCCAACTACAGCCCGATAGAATTTACGTCGTGGATGGGGGGAGATCGGGATGGTAACCCGTTTGTAACCGCTGAGGTGACTAAGCAAGTACTCGATCATGGCCGTTGGATGGCGCTGGATTTATACCAGCGTGATTTAGAAACTTTGTGTGCTGAACTTTCAATGTCTGATGCCAGTGATGAGCTCATTAAACTGGCAGGGCAAGAGTTTGAACCTTATCGAGCCGTGCTCAAAGAGCTTAAAAACCAAGTAGCTGAAACAGTGATGTACTTAAGCGCTAAAATTAAAAACAAGCGTACAGAATCACAAGATTTAATAACTGATATTAACCAAATTAAGCACCCAATTGAGGTGTGTTATCGCTCATTGTTAAAATGCAATATGCAAGTGGTTGCTGATGGCTTGCTATTAGATGTGATCCATCGTGTAAATAGCTTTGGTTTGCGCTTGGCAAAACTGGATGTACGACAGGATTCGTCAAGACACAGCGATGTGTTTTCTGAATTAACTCGTCATTTAGGTATTGGCGATTACAATCAATGGGAAGAGCAAGACAAACAAGCTTTTTTACTGACAGAGCTCAATTCACGTCGTCCGCTAATTCCTAGGCATTGGCAACCAAGTCCAGAAGTGCAAGAGGTGCTCGACACCTTTGATGTTATTGCGCAACAAGATGAAAAAACCTTTGGTTTATACATTATCTCTATGGCACGAACTGCCTCTGATATATTAGCAGTGCAGTTATTACTTAAAGAGTCTGGCTGTGGTTTTGAACTGCCTGTGGCGCCTTTATTCGAAACCTTGGATGATTTAAACGATGGCCACAACGTCATCACTACACTTTTAAATAACGAGTGGTACCGTGGACACATTAAAAACACCCAAAATGTAATGATTGGCTATTCAGACTCAGCCAAAGATGCAGGCATGATGGCTGCT
It includes:
- the ppc gene encoding phosphoenolpyruvate carboxylase; the protein is MSEQYAALRGNVNLLGQLLGQTIKDAQGQEILDKVEEIRALSKSSRSGNEADRQALIDVLHALSDEELLPVARSFNHFLNLANVAEQFHTVSRFNDVGFCQLNPLTQTLKTLAAKAELGQLNHNHLADTLSKLHINLVLTAHPTEVTRRTIINKHVELSDCLASLERTDNLAQEREAILNRIAQLISQAWHTDDIRRSRPSPVDEAKWGYAVIENSLWDAVPRFLREFSQHVKQHLSLELPANYSPIEFTSWMGGDRDGNPFVTAEVTKQVLDHGRWMALDLYQRDLETLCAELSMSDASDELIKLAGQEFEPYRAVLKELKNQVAETVMYLSAKIKNKRTESQDLITDINQIKHPIEVCYRSLLKCNMQVVADGLLLDVIHRVNSFGLRLAKLDVRQDSSRHSDVFSELTRHLGIGDYNQWEEQDKQAFLLTELNSRRPLIPRHWQPSPEVQEVLDTFDVIAQQDEKTFGLYIISMARTASDILAVQLLLKESGCGFELPVAPLFETLDDLNDGHNVITTLLNNEWYRGHIKNTQNVMIGYSDSAKDAGMMAAGWAQYEAMDKLVQLADERGIELILFHGRGGTVGRGGAPAAQALHSQPPGSLKGGLRVTEQGEMIRFKFGLPNVALQSLNIYAGAVLQSNLLPPPEPKSQWREVMALISDVSCQHYRNVVRHDENFVPYFRMATPELELSKLPLGSRPAKRNPNGGVESLRAIPWIFAWSQNRLMLPAWLGALSGLKAALEKYGIETLSEMSLQWPFFRARLEMLEMVFSKADSWLSEHYDNALVEEMYKPLGVALRDELGEAITLVQSLSPQKSLLADQPWIKESIGLRNPYTDPLNVLQVELLRRSRGDDKGNENDIDNALMITMTGIAAGMRNTG